Proteins found in one Clostridium butyricum genomic segment:
- a CDS encoding ABC transporter permease — protein sequence MKEKREKYFINIVWTIGIFLVWEFIAFLLDGVLHDPMAEAKLPYPHMVIVSLFQNFSDLMSAAGLTLSRAFLGFLLGGIIGFILAIIMSLSKIAEKVAFPYLIVSQMIPVLGLAPIIFTLAKDMDLSRIIISGYITFFPVSVNMLSGLKSVESDKKELMYSYAAKKPSIYCKLMIPYCLPYLFAGLKIAAPMSITASILVDMLGSSGGIGVKLLYSLYSGTKDVFWSSVITSAIMGIFSYFIIVILEKICIPWKKETV from the coding sequence ATGAAAGAAAAAAGGGAAAAGTATTTTATAAATATAGTATGGACTATAGGAATATTTTTAGTGTGGGAATTTATAGCCTTTTTGCTAGATGGAGTTTTACATGATCCAATGGCAGAAGCGAAGTTGCCTTATCCTCATATGGTTATTGTATCATTATTTCAGAATTTCTCAGATCTAATGAGTGCAGCAGGTTTGACACTTTCAAGAGCTTTTTTAGGATTTCTTCTTGGAGGAATAATAGGATTTATTTTAGCAATTATTATGAGTTTATCAAAAATTGCTGAAAAAGTAGCTTTTCCATATCTAATAGTATCTCAAATGATACCTGTGTTGGGACTTGCACCTATAATTTTCACACTTGCCAAGGATATGGATTTATCAAGAATAATAATATCTGGATATATTACATTTTTCCCGGTTTCAGTAAACATGTTAAGTGGTCTTAAAAGTGTAGAAAGTGATAAGAAAGAATTAATGTATTCTTATGCAGCTAAGAAACCTAGTATATATTGTAAACTTATGATTCCATATTGTCTTCCATATTTATTTGCAGGACTTAAAATAGCTGCTCCAATGTCAATTACTGCTTCAATTCTTGTAGATATGCTTGGTTCAAGTGGAGGAATAGGTGTAAAACTTCTTTATTCACTATATTCAGGAACAAAAGATGTATTTTGGAGTTCAGTGATTACAAGTGCTATAATGGGTATTTTTAGCTATTTCATAATTGTAATATTGGAAAAGATATGTATTCCATGGAAAAAAGAAACTGTGTAG
- a CDS encoding ABC transporter ATP-binding protein has product MRYPNKNGGEPVTALKDINLDIKQGEFISLLGPSGCGKTTLLRIIADLLQPTEGRITVRGETPRDIRLKKKYGIVFQNPVLYDWRTVRRNICMPMELMGLKKQERTQMVTKMLDLVGLQEFGKRYPYELSGGMQQRVGIARALAIDPEILLMDEPFSALDEFTREKLHVDLLDIWTQTKKTVVFVTHNISEAVFLSDKVVVLSPHPGRVSAVINIDIPRPRNMESKQSSEFYDYITKIRNSFEGV; this is encoded by the coding sequence ATGAGATATCCAAATAAAAATGGTGGAGAGCCAGTTACAGCACTTAAGGATATAAATTTAGATATAAAACAAGGAGAATTTATTTCACTATTAGGACCATCAGGATGTGGTAAAACTACATTATTAAGAATAATAGCTGATCTTCTACAGCCAACAGAAGGAAGGATAACAGTTCGAGGAGAAACTCCAAGAGATATAAGACTTAAAAAGAAATATGGAATAGTGTTCCAAAATCCGGTTTTATATGATTGGAGAACAGTAAGGCGCAATATATGTATGCCTATGGAACTTATGGGACTGAAGAAACAGGAACGTACACAAATGGTAACGAAAATGCTGGATTTGGTTGGACTTCAGGAATTTGGGAAGCGTTATCCTTATGAACTTAGTGGAGGTATGCAGCAGAGAGTAGGTATTGCAAGAGCACTTGCAATAGATCCTGAGATACTTCTTATGGATGAACCATTTTCTGCACTTGATGAATTTACTCGTGAAAAATTACATGTTGATCTTTTAGATATTTGGACACAAACAAAGAAGACGGTTGTATTTGTAACTCATAATATTTCAGAAGCAGTATTTTTATCTGATAAAGTAGTTGTGCTATCACCCCATCCAGGACGAGTTTCTGCTGTTATAAATATAGACATACCTAGACCTAGAAATATGGAATCAAAACAAAGTAGTGAATTTTATGATTATATTACAAAGATAAGAAACAGCTTTGAGGGGGTATAA
- a CDS encoding ABC transporter permease — MSEKIRSVLWPLGFGILIIVLWQAGFIHHVLGFKPFQLPMPSVIMKTLSSNFVKALSDTYMTVSGAVVGLILGCIIGFIVAVIATLFPKWGYTGLTVISAFNAVPIVALSPIMNRWFENGFGQKVGVVTVVCMAAMAINSYRGLNDLKPFSLDLLDSYAADEKTKFLKLRLPNCIPSMLTALKINIASALMAAMISEYFASSTSGIGFGIKDNLRKGMMAMGWSYIIMAALVGIISYLIITLVERRAIKWHASQR, encoded by the coding sequence ATGTCAGAAAAGATAAGAAGTGTGTTATGGCCATTAGGATTTGGGATATTAATTATAGTTCTCTGGCAGGCTGGTTTTATACATCATGTATTAGGATTCAAACCATTTCAGTTGCCCATGCCTTCAGTGATAATGAAAACATTATCAAGCAATTTTGTTAAAGCATTATCTGATACGTACATGACTGTATCAGGTGCAGTAGTTGGATTAATTCTAGGATGTATTATAGGTTTTATTGTTGCAGTAATAGCAACATTATTTCCAAAGTGGGGATATACAGGACTTACAGTAATATCAGCTTTTAATGCAGTTCCAATAGTAGCTTTATCTCCTATAATGAATAGATGGTTTGAAAATGGTTTTGGGCAGAAAGTAGGTGTTGTAACAGTTGTTTGTATGGCAGCAATGGCAATAAATTCTTATAGAGGTCTTAATGACTTAAAACCATTTTCATTAGATCTTTTGGATTCATATGCAGCAGATGAAAAGACAAAGTTTTTAAAACTACGTTTACCCAATTGTATTCCCAGTATGCTTACTGCATTAAAGATCAACATAGCATCAGCTTTGATGGCAGCAATGATTAGTGAATATTTTGCATCATCAACATCAGGAATTGGATTTGGAATAAAAGATAATTTAAGAAAAGGAATGATGGCAATGGGATGGTCGTACATAATTATGGCGGCATTAGTTGGAATCATTTCATATTTGATTATTACATTAGTAGAACGAAGAGCCATTAAGTGGCATGCGTCACAACGATAA
- a CDS encoding FadR/GntR family transcriptional regulator, translating into MLNPVKNIKVYEAIIEQIKDSVKNGELKSGDKLPSERELAEKLQVSRTSVREALKALSMLGLIDSKHGDGNFIKSNVEDCLLEPLSVVFLLIGNRNEEIFQLRRIIEPEAAAIAANNITEYELNELRLINEKIKESSDTESGAELDRKFHYKIVKASGNNLLSTIMFSVSVLVEKYIDNSHIHNSNKDIVYSQHEDIYIALKEHNAEKAFNLVKKHLELGSI; encoded by the coding sequence ATGCTTAATCCAGTTAAGAATATAAAGGTATACGAAGCAATAATAGAACAAATAAAAGATAGTGTTAAGAATGGGGAATTGAAAAGCGGTGATAAACTGCCTTCTGAAAGAGAACTTGCAGAAAAGCTTCAAGTAAGTCGAACCTCAGTAAGAGAAGCATTAAAAGCTTTGAGTATGCTTGGTTTAATAGATTCTAAACATGGTGATGGGAATTTTATAAAGAGCAATGTGGAAGACTGTTTGTTAGAACCATTATCAGTAGTATTTTTACTAATAGGAAATAGAAATGAGGAAATATTCCAATTGAGAAGGATAATTGAGCCTGAAGCAGCAGCAATTGCAGCAAATAATATAACAGAGTATGAGTTAAATGAGCTAAGATTAATTAATGAGAAAATAAAAGAATCATCTGATACAGAATCAGGAGCAGAATTAGATAGAAAGTTTCATTATAAGATTGTAAAAGCATCTGGAAATAATCTCCTTTCAACTATAATGTTTTCTGTATCTGTACTTGTAGAAAAATATATTGATAATTCTCATATTCATAATAGTAATAAAGATATAGTTTACAGTCAGCATGAAGATATTTATATAGCATTAAAAGAACATAATGCTGAAAAAGCTTTTAATTTAGTAAAAAAGCACCTTGAGCTCGGAAGTATTTAA
- a CDS encoding SAM-dependent methyltransferase has translation MLGDKVFFKTLFKNLFSETFELQLWDGSSEIYGDGIPKFKIIFNEPIPKSDIINDPSIAFGEGYMTKKFDIHGNIEEVVEALYDNKESFLGSTSKFSHLIKVVKNNLKNSKENIEFHYDIGNDFYKLWLDDTMTYSCGYFKSQEDSLTEAQKNKVNHILKKLNLQDGETLLDIGCGWGELIITAAKMYKVKATGITLSTQQFEKVKERIESEGLNDLVDVKLIDYRELKDIKFDKIVSVGMLEHVGKEHLCEYFSAVNKLLNKEGLSLLHCITNTSDDGVNSWINKYIFPGGYVPSIQELISNMSDLDFNIIDVENLRLHYAKTLECWYDNFQQALPEIEKNKDETFIRMWELYLNSCAASFKSGNINLHQFLFSKGVNNNLPWTREYMYKL, from the coding sequence ATGTTAGGAGATAAAGTATTTTTTAAAACATTATTTAAAAATTTATTTTCAGAAACATTTGAACTTCAACTTTGGGATGGTAGCTCAGAAATTTATGGAGATGGAATTCCTAAATTTAAAATTATTTTTAATGAACCTATTCCTAAATCAGATATAATTAATGATCCATCAATAGCATTTGGTGAGGGATATATGACAAAGAAATTTGATATACATGGAAATATTGAAGAAGTTGTAGAAGCATTATATGATAACAAAGAAAGTTTTTTAGGCTCTACAAGCAAATTTTCTCATTTAATAAAGGTAGTTAAAAATAACTTAAAAAATAGCAAAGAAAATATTGAATTTCATTATGATATTGGGAATGATTTTTATAAATTATGGTTAGACGATACTATGACATATTCTTGTGGATATTTTAAATCTCAGGAAGATTCTCTAACAGAAGCACAAAAGAACAAAGTTAATCATATTTTAAAAAAGCTAAATTTACAAGATGGAGAAACCCTACTAGATATAGGTTGTGGCTGGGGCGAGCTTATAATCACAGCTGCAAAAATGTATAAAGTAAAAGCTACAGGGATAACTTTAAGTACTCAGCAGTTTGAAAAAGTTAAAGAAAGAATAGAAAGTGAAGGTCTTAATGATTTAGTAGATGTTAAGCTTATAGATTATAGAGAATTAAAAGATATTAAATTTGATAAAATAGTAAGTGTTGGTATGCTTGAACATGTTGGGAAAGAACATTTGTGTGAATATTTTTCAGCAGTAAATAAATTATTAAATAAAGAAGGTTTATCCTTACTACATTGTATAACAAATACTAGTGATGATGGTGTTAACAGCTGGATAAATAAATATATTTTTCCTGGAGGATATGTACCATCAATACAAGAATTGATTTCAAATATGTCCGACTTAGATTTTAATATAATAGATGTTGAAAATCTTAGATTACATTATGCAAAGACTTTAGAGTGTTGGTATGATAATTTTCAACAGGCACTTCCAGAAATAGAGAAAAATAAAGATGAGACATTTATAAGAATGTGGGAATTATATTTAAATTCTTGTGCGGCTTCTTTTAAGTCTGGAAATATTAATCTGCATCAGTTTTTATTTTCTAAGGGAGTAAATAACAATCTTCCATGGACTAGAGAATACATGTATAAATTATAA
- a CDS encoding Zn-dependent hydrolase, translated as MYECSLERMKDKIKTFSAFGDAGHGGITRYSLSKEAIQARNEFKKRMENIGAIIEIDDLANMYATLPGSDNHSKRIVMGSHVDSVKNGGNYDGILGVMSAMEVLETVVEEKIPHKHPLTAMIWTNEEGSLYPPAMMCSGILCYDYLPESIRINFKESDMMNSKSILDSTKTFGEALKNSGFKGEKRYRLNPEKYKYMFETHIEQGPILEDNRNHIGVVDCVLGMFNYRVKFYGQAAHAGTFPMNKRQDAFYAAAQALCYIHDEIDKLKVSELVYTTGEVVCHPCVHTVIPDFFDFSIDARHEDPNVLEKVLSIVQSCADKQWSGCRCVVEKAWNRDTVYWDKELVEYVKKSAEELDIKHQYIHSGAGHDAQFVSYMIPTTMIFVQSKDGLSHCEPEYSTPEHCTEGATVMLNAILKADFE; from the coding sequence ATGTATGAATGTAGTTTAGAAAGAATGAAGGACAAAATAAAAACTTTTTCAGCGTTCGGAGATGCTGGCCACGGTGGAATAACTAGATATTCTTTATCAAAAGAAGCCATTCAGGCAAGAAATGAATTTAAAAAAAGAATGGAGAACATTGGTGCAATAATTGAAATAGATGATTTAGCAAATATGTATGCAACACTTCCAGGTAGTGATAATCATTCAAAAAGAATTGTCATGGGATCACATGTTGATTCGGTTAAAAATGGAGGTAATTATGATGGTATTCTTGGAGTGATGTCTGCTATGGAGGTACTAGAAACAGTTGTAGAAGAAAAAATTCCTCATAAACATCCTCTTACAGCTATGATATGGACAAATGAAGAAGGTTCTCTATATCCTCCCGCAATGATGTGCTCTGGTATATTATGCTATGATTATCTTCCAGAAAGTATAAGAATTAACTTTAAAGAAAGTGATATGATGAATTCAAAAAGCATTCTGGATTCAACTAAGACATTTGGAGAGGCACTTAAAAATTCGGGATTTAAGGGTGAAAAGAGGTATAGGCTAAATCCTGAAAAGTACAAATATATGTTTGAAACTCACATTGAACAGGGACCAATTCTTGAAGATAATAGAAATCATATTGGAGTTGTCGATTGTGTTCTTGGAATGTTTAATTACAGGGTGAAATTTTATGGACAAGCAGCTCATGCAGGAACATTTCCAATGAATAAAAGGCAGGATGCTTTTTACGCAGCAGCACAGGCACTTTGTTATATTCATGATGAAATTGACAAACTTAAAGTATCAGAATTAGTATATACGACAGGAGAAGTTGTGTGTCACCCATGCGTACATACAGTAATTCCAGATTTCTTTGATTTTTCAATTGATGCAAGACATGAAGATCCAAATGTTCTTGAAAAAGTACTTTCAATAGTTCAAAGTTGTGCAGATAAACAATGGAGTGGATGCAGATGCGTTGTAGAAAAGGCTTGGAATAGAGATACTGTTTATTGGGATAAAGAATTAGTTGAATATGTAAAAAAATCAGCAGAAGAATTAGATATTAAACATCAGTATATACATTCTGGAGCAGGACATGATGCTCAGTTTGTATCGTATATGATTCCAACTACTATGATTTTTGTCCAATCTAAAGATGGATTATCACATTGTGAACCAGAATACTCTACACCAGAACATTGTACAGAAGGTGCAACTGTAATGCTTAATGCAATATTAAAAGCAGATTTTGAATAA